From the Limanda limanda chromosome 2, fLimLim1.1, whole genome shotgun sequence genome, one window contains:
- the scoca gene encoding short coiled-coil protein A → MNCDIDGDMENQVEMEEKTRLINQVLELQHTLEDLSARVDAVKEENLKLKSENQVLGQYIENLMSASSVFQTTDTKSKRK, encoded by the exons ATGAACTGCGACATAGATG gaGACATGGAGAAccaggtggagatggaggagaagacgaGGTTAATAAACCAAGTTTTGGAGCTTCAGCACACACTTgaag ACCTGTCAGCACGAGTCGACGCAGTCAAGGAGGAAAACCTGAAGTTGAAGTCTGAGAACCAGGTCCTCGGTCAGTACATCGAGAACCTCATGTCGGCCTCCAGCGTCTTCCAGACCACCGACACTAAGAGCAAACGGAAGTGA